From Carassius auratus strain Wakin chromosome 1, ASM336829v1, whole genome shotgun sequence, the proteins below share one genomic window:
- the LOC113105697 gene encoding clathrin light chain A-like isoform X3: MDDFDMLSAPQGSAGNGVGADEDPAAAFLAQQESEIAGIENDEGFSILDSGEVPSSLSHDPDGGALNGDLHGESNGPSDAYMAISNADRLQAEPESLRKWREEQLERLEQLDANSRKQEAEWKENAKLELEEWHTRQNEQLEKTKVNNRAAEEAMVSELDVNSPGTEWERVARLCDFNPKSSKQAKDVSRMRSVLISLKQAPLVR; encoded by the exons ATGGACGATTTTGATATGCTTAGTGCCCCTCAAGGAAGCGCAGGAAACGGTGTGGGGGCAGACGAGGACCCTGCGGCAGCGTTTCTGGCCCAGCAGGAGAGTGAAATCGCGGGCATCGAGAATGACGAGGGCTTCAGCATCCTGGACAGCGGAGAAGTGCCTTCATCCCTGAGCCATGACCCAGACG GTGGAGCATTGAATGGAGATCTGCATGGG GAGAGTAACGGTCCTTCAGATGCATATATGGCTATCTCCAATGCTGATCGGTTGCAGGCGGAGCCAGAGAGCTTGAGGAAGTGGAGAGAAGAACAGCTCGAGAGGCTGGAACAGCTCG ATGCTAACTCCCGTAAGCAGGAGGCCGAGTGGAAGGAGAATGCGAAGCTGGAGCTGGAGGAGTGGCACACCAGGCAGAACGAGCAGCTGGAGAAGACCAAAGTCAACAACAG GGCGGCTGAGGAAGCCATGGTGTCGGAGCTGGATGTGAACAGTCCTGGCACAGAATGGGAGCGCGTTGCGCGCCTTTGCGATTTCAACCCTAAGTCCAGCAAGCAGGCCAAGGACGTCTCCCGCATGCGTTCTGTCCTCATCTCCCTTAAACAGGCCCCGCTCGTCCGCTAA
- the LOC113105697 gene encoding clathrin light chain A-like isoform X1 produces MDDFDMLSAPQGSAGNGVGADEDPAAAFLAQQESEIAGIENDEGFSILDSGEVPSSLSHDPDGGALNGDLHGESNGPSDAYMAISNADRLQAEPESLRKWREEQLERLEQLDANSRKQEAEWKENAKLELEEWHTRQNEQLEKTKVNNRVLDEDFYKQPFADLIGYVTHINHPCYRLDQAAEEAMVSELDVNSPGTEWERVARLCDFNPKSSKQAKDVSRMRSVLISLKQAPLVR; encoded by the exons ATGGACGATTTTGATATGCTTAGTGCCCCTCAAGGAAGCGCAGGAAACGGTGTGGGGGCAGACGAGGACCCTGCGGCAGCGTTTCTGGCCCAGCAGGAGAGTGAAATCGCGGGCATCGAGAATGACGAGGGCTTCAGCATCCTGGACAGCGGAGAAGTGCCTTCATCCCTGAGCCATGACCCAGACG GTGGAGCATTGAATGGAGATCTGCATGGG GAGAGTAACGGTCCTTCAGATGCATATATGGCTATCTCCAATGCTGATCGGTTGCAGGCGGAGCCAGAGAGCTTGAGGAAGTGGAGAGAAGAACAGCTCGAGAGGCTGGAACAGCTCG ATGCTAACTCCCGTAAGCAGGAGGCCGAGTGGAAGGAGAATGCGAAGCTGGAGCTGGAGGAGTGGCACACCAGGCAGAACGAGCAGCTGGAGAAGACCAAAGTCAACAACAG GGTGCTGGATGAGGATTTCTACAAACAACCCTTCGCTGATCTGATTGGTTATGT CACTCACATTAACCATCCTTGCTACCGCCTAGAcca GGCGGCTGAGGAAGCCATGGTGTCGGAGCTGGATGTGAACAGTCCTGGCACAGAATGGGAGCGCGTTGCGCGCCTTTGCGATTTCAACCCTAAGTCCAGCAAGCAGGCCAAGGACGTCTCCCGCATGCGTTCTGTCCTCATCTCCCTTAAACAGGCCCCGCTCGTCCGCTAA
- the LOC113105679 gene encoding sialic acid synthase-like, whose amino-acid sequence MPLKFELCPGRVIGGNNPCFIIAEIGQNHQGDIEIAKKMIKMAKDCGADCAKFQKSELEFKFNKKALERPYTSKHSWGKTYGEHKRYLEFSHEQYRELQQYAKEVGIFFTASGMDEMAVEFLHELNVPFFKVGSGDTNNFPYLKKTAQKGRPMVVSSGMQSMETMRRVYETVKEHNQNFCILQCTSAYPLEPEDVNLRVITEYQKEFPDIPIGYSGHESGVSITVGAVALGAKVVERHVTLDKTWKGSDHAASLEPAELAELVRSIRIVEKALGTGVKRMLPCEVPCHDKLGKSVVAKTAIPKGTELTLEMMTVKVAEPKGIAPEVIFQLVGKKVTVDIEEDESITEDAVDNYGKKAKA is encoded by the exons ATGCCTCTTAAGTTTGAGTTATGTCCCGGTCGAGTGATCGGAGGGAACAACCCGTGTTTCATTATTGCAGAGATCGGACAGAATCATCAGGGAGACATTGAAATCGCCAAGAAAATGATCAAGATGGCAAAG GACTGCGGGGCAGACTGTGCTAAGTTTCAGAAGAGTGAGCTGGAGTTTAAGTTCAATAAGAAAGCCCTGGAGCGGCCGTACACCTCCAAACACTCCTGGGGGAAAACATACGGAGAGCACAAGCGCTATCTAGAGTTCAGTCACGAGCAGTACAGGGAGCTGCAGCAGTACGCTAAAGAAGTGGGCATCTTCTTCACTGCGTCAGGAATGGACGAG ATGGCTGTAGAATTCCTGCATGAGCTCAATGTGCCTTTTTTCAAAGTTGGATCTGGAGACACCAACAACTTTCCCTACCTCAAAAAAACTGCTCAAAAAG gacGTCCCATGGTAGTATCCAGTGGGATGCAGTCCATGGAGACCATGCGTCGTGTTTATGAAACTGTGAAGGAACACAACCAAAACTTCTGCATTCTGCAGTGCACAAGTGCATATCCACTGGAACCTGAGGACGTCAACCTGCGGGTTATCACG GAATATCAAAAAGAATTTCCAGACATTCCCATTGGTTACTCAGGCCATGAAAGTGGGGTCAGCATCACAGTTGGAGCAGTTGCACTGGGAGCAAAGGTCGTGGAGCGCCATGTGACCTTGGACAAGACCTGGAAAGGCAGTGATCATGCAGCATCTCTGGAGCCTGCAGAGCTGGCTGAGCTGGTGCGATCGATCCGCATTGTGGAGAAAGCTTTGGGCACTGGTGTGAAACGCATGCTGCCCTGTGAGGTGCCATGCCATGACAAG CTCGGGAAGTCTGTGGTGGCAAAGACAGCCATCCCAAAAGGTACAGAACTAACCCTGGAAATGATGACTGTGAAAGTAGCAGAACCTAAGGGTATAGCTCCGGAAGTCATCTTCCAGTTGGTGGGGAAGAAAGTGACAGTAGATATCGAGGAGGATGAGAGCATCACTGAGGATGCAGTCGACAACTACGGCAAAAAAGCCAAAGCTTGA
- the LOC113105697 gene encoding clathrin light chain A-like isoform X2 produces the protein MDDFDMLSAPQGSAGNGVGADEDPAAAFLAQQESEIAGIENDEGFSILDSGEVPSSLSHDPDGGALNGDLHGESNGPSDAYMAISNADRLQAEPESLRKWREEQLERLEQLDANSRKQEAEWKENAKLELEEWHTRQNEQLEKTKVNNRVLDEDFYKQPFADLIGYVAAEEAMVSELDVNSPGTEWERVARLCDFNPKSSKQAKDVSRMRSVLISLKQAPLVR, from the exons ATGGACGATTTTGATATGCTTAGTGCCCCTCAAGGAAGCGCAGGAAACGGTGTGGGGGCAGACGAGGACCCTGCGGCAGCGTTTCTGGCCCAGCAGGAGAGTGAAATCGCGGGCATCGAGAATGACGAGGGCTTCAGCATCCTGGACAGCGGAGAAGTGCCTTCATCCCTGAGCCATGACCCAGACG GTGGAGCATTGAATGGAGATCTGCATGGG GAGAGTAACGGTCCTTCAGATGCATATATGGCTATCTCCAATGCTGATCGGTTGCAGGCGGAGCCAGAGAGCTTGAGGAAGTGGAGAGAAGAACAGCTCGAGAGGCTGGAACAGCTCG ATGCTAACTCCCGTAAGCAGGAGGCCGAGTGGAAGGAGAATGCGAAGCTGGAGCTGGAGGAGTGGCACACCAGGCAGAACGAGCAGCTGGAGAAGACCAAAGTCAACAACAG GGTGCTGGATGAGGATTTCTACAAACAACCCTTCGCTGATCTGATTGGTTATGT GGCGGCTGAGGAAGCCATGGTGTCGGAGCTGGATGTGAACAGTCCTGGCACAGAATGGGAGCGCGTTGCGCGCCTTTGCGATTTCAACCCTAAGTCCAGCAAGCAGGCCAAGGACGTCTCCCGCATGCGTTCTGTCCTCATCTCCCTTAAACAGGCCCCGCTCGTCCGCTAA